A window of Bufo gargarizans isolate SCDJY-AF-19 chromosome 9, ASM1485885v1, whole genome shotgun sequence contains these coding sequences:
- the LOC122946447 gene encoding cdc42 effector protein 2-like has protein sequence MPAKTPIYLKTSTPKRGKKPKLRDVLSREMISPPLGDFRHSAHIGLDGEDMFGELSFLQGKYDLLPNLGRKLTLQATDNSLDPEFNDNDGSFRPFLKNAVSLPVFTGTQSKERAPPKPPRLHLEEVPSQRSMSISYGEGCFRREEDMSFSSISKEESSRFLTASTSSSEGSIIGSGMFSPGSGTDVSQSKMDNMDSQNQDNPPSESLFGLELDLGPSILDDVLRIMDDYKAS, from the coding sequence ATGCCAGCAAAAACCCCAATATACTTGAAAACGTCCACTCCTAAGAGAGGTAAAAAGCCCAAACTTCGAGATGTGTTATCGAGGGAAATGATTAGCCCTCCTTTAGGTGACTTCAGACACAGCGCTCATATAGGACTAGATGGAGAAGACATGTTTGGGGAGTTGTCCTTTTTACAAGGCAAGTATGACCTGCTTCCAAATTTGGGCCGGAAGTTGACCCTCCAAGCTACAGACAACAGTCTGGACCCAGAGTTTAATGACAATGATGGAAGTTTCCGTCCCTTCTTAAAAAATGCAGTATCTCTCCCTGTCTTCACTGGAACACAGAGTAAGGAGAGAGCTCCTCCAAAACCACCCAGGCTGCACCTGGAAGAAGTCCCAAGCCAACGTTCTATGTCTATTAGCTACGGGGAAGGATGCTTTCGTAGAGAAGAAGATATGTCTTTCTCCTCCATTTCTAAAGAAGAAAGCAGCAGGTTCTTGACAGCTTCTACAAGTTCCTCTGAAGGTTCCATTATTGGAAGTGGAATGTTCAGCCCAGGAAGTGGGACCGATGTATCTCAAAGTAAAATGGACAACATGGACTCCCAGAACCAGGATAATCCTCCTTCTGAATCTCTCTTTGGGCTGGAGCTGGACCTTGGCCCATCAATTCTGGATGATGTTCTGAGGATAATGGATGATTACAAAGCTTCATGA